A window from Streptomyces sp. NBC_00335 encodes these proteins:
- a CDS encoding TROVE domain-containing protein, producing MARFNLLRSKAPPTAPAASTAPTSPVRSTGRRAANAQGSPGFVRDPRSELFLLAVANFVTQQTAYESGGARDDRFGALVRTLAVEDPEWTAGLLGWLRRDGNMRTASLVGAAEYVKARLDAGATGGPSNRQVVDSVLLRADEPGELLAYWTATYGRGVPKPVKRGIADAVRRLYSGNALLKYDTASRGYRFGDVLNLVHASPDPDKPWQGELFRHALDRRHNPETAEVPPGNRTLLAHRALMELPVAERRAVVTAPDGAERLAAAGMTWEALAGWLQGPMDAAAWEAVIPSMGAMALLRNLRNFDQAGVSDEVAERVAAKISDPETVARARQFPFRYLAAHQHAPSLRWAYPLERALGHSLAHVPALPGRTLVLVDRSGSMWAPLSDRSQLNRADAAAVFGTALALRAEDADLVQFGSTSKAVDYRRGESVLKVLERFEDLGGTCTTKAVAAHYAGHDRVLIVTDEQTTYSYGGDPTALVPDTVPVYTWNLAGYRVGHAPSGSSNRHTFGGLTDAAFRMVSLIEDGRDARWPWETGRADAAA from the coding sequence ATGGCTCGTTTCAACCTGCTCCGCTCCAAGGCGCCGCCCACCGCACCCGCGGCGTCCACCGCACCCACCTCACCGGTCCGCTCGACCGGCCGCCGCGCCGCCAACGCGCAGGGCAGCCCCGGCTTCGTCCGCGATCCGCGCTCCGAGCTGTTCCTGCTCGCCGTCGCCAACTTCGTGACGCAGCAGACCGCCTACGAGTCCGGCGGGGCCCGCGACGACCGGTTCGGCGCGCTCGTGCGCACCCTTGCCGTGGAGGATCCCGAGTGGACCGCCGGCCTGCTCGGCTGGCTGCGCCGCGACGGCAACATGCGGACGGCTTCGCTCGTCGGAGCCGCCGAGTACGTCAAGGCGCGGCTCGACGCCGGAGCGACCGGGGGGCCCTCGAACCGGCAGGTCGTGGACTCCGTACTGCTGCGCGCGGACGAGCCCGGCGAGCTGCTCGCCTACTGGACCGCCACGTACGGGCGGGGCGTGCCCAAGCCCGTCAAGCGCGGGATCGCCGACGCGGTGCGCCGCCTCTACTCCGGCAACGCGCTGCTGAAGTACGACACCGCCTCCCGGGGATACCGCTTCGGCGACGTCCTCAACCTCGTGCACGCCTCCCCCGACCCGGACAAGCCCTGGCAGGGCGAGCTGTTCCGGCACGCCCTCGACCGCCGGCACAACCCGGAGACCGCCGAGGTCCCGCCGGGCAACCGCACCCTGCTCGCGCACCGGGCCCTGATGGAGCTGCCCGTCGCGGAGCGCCGGGCCGTGGTCACCGCCCCGGACGGCGCCGAGCGGCTCGCCGCGGCGGGCATGACCTGGGAGGCGTTGGCCGGCTGGCTGCAGGGGCCGATGGACGCGGCCGCCTGGGAGGCGGTCATCCCGTCCATGGGCGCGATGGCGCTGCTGCGCAACCTGCGCAACTTCGACCAGGCCGGAGTCTCGGACGAGGTCGCCGAGCGGGTCGCGGCGAAGATCTCCGACCCGGAGACCGTCGCCCGGGCCCGGCAGTTCCCCTTCCGCTACCTGGCCGCCCACCAGCACGCGCCCTCGCTGCGCTGGGCGTACCCGCTGGAGCGGGCGCTGGGCCACTCCCTGGCCCACGTACCGGCGCTGCCGGGGCGGACGCTGGTCCTGGTGGACCGGTCCGGGTCGATGTGGGCTCCGCTGTCGGACCGCTCGCAGCTCAACCGGGCCGACGCGGCGGCCGTCTTCGGCACGGCGCTGGCGCTGCGCGCCGAGGACGCGGACCTGGTGCAGTTCGGCTCCACGAGCAAGGCGGTCGACTACCGGCGGGGAGAGTCGGTGCTGAAGGTGCTGGAGCGGTTCGAGGACCTCGGCGGCACCTGCACGACCAAGGCGGTGGCCGCGCACTACGCGGGGCACGACCGGGTCCTGATCGTCACCGACGAGCAGACCACGTACTCCTACGGCGGCGATCCGACGGCCCTGGTGCCGGACACGGTCCCCGTCTACACCTGGAACCTCGCCGGGTACCGGGTGGGCCACGCGCCCTCCGGGTCCTCGAACCGGCACACCTTCGGCGGGCTCACCGACGCGGCCTTCCGCATGGTGTCCCTGATCGAGGACGGCCGGGACGCCAGGTGGCCCTGGGAGACCGGTCGGGCGGACGCGGCCGCCTGA
- a CDS encoding adenosine deaminase: MSDLHPFIAGLPKAELHVHHVGSASPRIVAELASRHPDSKVPTDPEAIADYFTFTDFAHFIEVYLSVVDLVRTPDDVRHLTFEIARDMARQNIRYAELTITPYSSTRRGIEEKAFMEAIEDARKAAETELGVILRWCFDIPGEAGEEAAAETARLAVDLRPEGLVSFGLGGPEVGVPRPQFKPYFDAARAAGLHSVPHAGETTGPETIWDAIRELGAERIGHGTSATRDPELLAYLAEHRIALEVCPTSNIATRAVATLDEHPVKEMVAAGVLVTINSDDPPMFGSDLNNEYAVAARLLDLDERGLAQLAKNAVEASFLDQAGKAKLTAEIDTYTSAWLAS, encoded by the coding sequence ATGTCCGACCTGCACCCCTTCATTGCGGGGCTGCCCAAGGCCGAACTGCACGTCCACCACGTCGGCTCGGCCTCCCCCCGCATCGTGGCCGAACTCGCCTCCCGGCACCCCGACTCCAAGGTCCCCACGGACCCCGAGGCCATCGCCGACTACTTCACCTTCACCGACTTCGCGCACTTCATCGAGGTCTACCTCTCCGTCGTCGACCTGGTCCGCACCCCCGACGACGTGCGCCACCTCACCTTCGAGATCGCCCGCGACATGGCCCGGCAGAACATCCGGTACGCCGAGCTCACCATCACCCCGTACTCCTCCACCCGCCGCGGAATCGAGGAGAAGGCCTTCATGGAGGCCATCGAGGACGCCCGCAAGGCCGCCGAGACCGAGCTCGGCGTGATCCTGCGCTGGTGCTTCGACATCCCCGGCGAAGCCGGCGAGGAAGCCGCCGCCGAGACCGCCCGCCTCGCCGTGGACCTGCGCCCCGAGGGCCTGGTCTCCTTCGGCCTGGGCGGCCCCGAGGTCGGGGTGCCGCGCCCGCAGTTCAAGCCGTACTTCGACGCCGCCCGCGCCGCCGGACTGCACAGCGTGCCGCACGCCGGCGAGACCACCGGCCCCGAGACCATCTGGGACGCGATCCGCGAGCTGGGCGCCGAGCGCATCGGCCACGGCACCAGCGCCACCCGGGACCCGGAGCTGCTCGCCTACCTCGCCGAGCACCGCATCGCGCTGGAGGTCTGCCCCACCTCCAACATCGCCACCCGCGCCGTCGCCACCCTCGACGAGCACCCCGTCAAGGAGATGGTGGCGGCCGGCGTGCTCGTCACCATCAACAGCGACGACCCGCCGATGTTCGGCTCCGACCTCAACAACGAGTACGCGGTGGCCGCGCGGCTGCTGGACCTCGACGAGCGCGGTCTCGCCCAGCTCGCGAAGAACGCCGTCGAGGCCTCCTTCCTGGACCAGGCCGGCAAGGCGAAGCTCACCGCCGAGATCGACACGTACACCTCCGCCTGGCTCGCTTCCTGA
- a CDS encoding glycerophosphodiester phosphodiesterase has translation MRTLTAVGHRGDPYRVRENTLPSIRSAFDRGANAVEIDVRTTRDGVPVLLHDEDLQRLWGHDVRLEDVTAPQLRELTDGGIPTLRDALLAAGAGRVMIDLPGATAETVRTVVGQVRECGARDRTYYCAGPATMLAVRAADPGAEIALTWTTLAPPRRVLIEAVAPTWLNYRFGLVGPELVDALHRDGLLVSAWTPDTKRAMRALVRAGVDSITTNRVDALGAVRAELGR, from the coding sequence ATGCGCACCCTGACTGCCGTAGGCCACCGCGGGGATCCCTACCGCGTCCGCGAGAACACCCTGCCCTCGATCCGCTCCGCCTTCGACCGGGGGGCGAACGCGGTGGAGATCGACGTGCGGACGACCCGCGACGGGGTGCCCGTACTGCTCCACGACGAGGACCTCCAGCGGCTGTGGGGCCATGACGTACGGCTCGAAGACGTCACGGCCCCGCAGCTGCGGGAGCTGACGGACGGCGGGATCCCGACGCTGCGCGACGCCCTGCTGGCCGCCGGAGCGGGCCGGGTCATGATCGATCTGCCGGGTGCGACGGCCGAGACCGTACGGACCGTCGTCGGTCAGGTCCGCGAGTGCGGGGCCCGCGACCGTACGTACTACTGCGCGGGTCCGGCCACCATGCTGGCGGTCCGAGCCGCCGATCCGGGCGCCGAGATCGCGCTGACGTGGACCACCCTGGCTCCCCCGCGCCGGGTGCTGATCGAAGCGGTGGCCCCGACCTGGCTCAACTACCGCTTCGGGCTGGTCGGCCCGGAGCTGGTCGACGCCCTGCACCGGGACGGCCTGCTGGTGTCGGCCTGGACCCCGGACACGAAGCGCGCGATGCGTGCGCTGGTCAGGGCCGGGGTGGACTCGATCACGACGAACCGGGTGGACGCGCTGGGAGCCGTACGGGCCGAGCTCGGCCGGTGA
- a CDS encoding sensor histidine kinase, whose protein sequence is MKRAWGELGAWIRRAGPRRQDLGLTLLVQLAVTMPFVVPRSADLPPADWASYAMTTLGVLPLIWRRRAPVAVLAAILLVGGAYKLTIDGPGQPLPYAGLIAFYTVALLCTARVRMGVGWIAVLTVSLSVGWNTATARELLFTLFVSGAAYALGRLQHTRQAYTAALLDRAAQLERANRIEAEQAAARERARIAREMHDILSHAVSIMIVQAEAGPVAVRRAPERAEAAFEAIAETGRDAMAQLRTMLGVLRTDEAAPRSPQPGIGELAGLLERVRGSGLEVTYERTGPVRALPAALEATVHRVVQEALTNVVKHAGAAAVAVRLEYGERELTVTVTDDGRGPGVLPRTGSVPGARPGGHGLIGIRERAAAHGGTARSGPRPDGTGFEVRVVLVTSGAEVGK, encoded by the coding sequence GTGAAGCGTGCCTGGGGGGAGCTCGGAGCGTGGATCCGGCGGGCCGGTCCGCGCCGGCAGGACCTGGGGCTGACGCTGCTGGTGCAACTGGCCGTCACGATGCCGTTCGTGGTGCCCCGGTCGGCCGATCTGCCGCCCGCGGACTGGGCCTCGTACGCGATGACCACGCTCGGCGTGCTCCCGCTGATCTGGCGGCGGCGGGCCCCGGTCGCGGTGCTGGCCGCGATCCTGCTGGTCGGCGGCGCGTACAAACTGACCATCGACGGACCGGGGCAGCCACTTCCGTACGCGGGGCTGATCGCCTTCTACACGGTCGCCCTGCTGTGCACGGCCCGGGTCCGGATGGGGGTCGGCTGGATCGCGGTCCTCACGGTCTCCCTGTCGGTCGGGTGGAACACCGCCACCGCGCGCGAACTGCTCTTCACCCTCTTCGTCTCGGGCGCGGCCTACGCGCTGGGCCGGCTCCAGCACACCCGGCAGGCTTACACGGCGGCCCTCCTGGACCGGGCCGCCCAGCTGGAGCGGGCCAACAGGATCGAGGCGGAACAGGCGGCCGCCCGCGAACGGGCCCGGATCGCGCGGGAGATGCACGACATCCTCTCGCACGCGGTGAGCATCATGATCGTGCAGGCGGAGGCCGGCCCGGTGGCCGTACGCAGGGCCCCCGAGCGGGCCGAGGCCGCGTTCGAGGCCATCGCGGAGACGGGCCGCGACGCGATGGCCCAACTCCGCACGATGCTGGGCGTGCTGCGCACCGACGAGGCGGCGCCGCGCTCCCCGCAGCCCGGCATCGGGGAGCTCGCGGGGCTGCTGGAGCGGGTCCGGGGCAGCGGCCTGGAGGTGACCTACGAGCGCACGGGCCCGGTGCGCGCCCTGCCGGCGGCGCTGGAGGCGACGGTGCACCGGGTGGTGCAGGAGGCGCTGACCAATGTGGTCAAGCACGCCGGGGCTGCGGCGGTGGCCGTGCGCCTGGAGTACGGGGAGCGGGAGCTCACCGTGACGGTCACGGACGACGGGCGGGGGCCGGGTGTTCTGCCGCGCACGGGCTCCGTACCGGGGGCGCGACCGGGCGGGCACGGCCTGATCGGGATCCGGGAGCGGGCCGCCGCCCACGGCGGGACCGCGCGGTCGGGCCCCCGCCCGGACGGCACAGGCTTCGAAGTGCGGGTCGTCCTTGTAACGTCGGGCGCGGAGGTGGGGAAGTGA
- a CDS encoding response regulator transcription factor gives MTIRVVVADDQELVRSGFAMILDVQEDIEVVAEVGDGAAAVAAVRSLAPDVALLDVRMPVLDGIEACREISGTSSCRTVMLTTFDSDEYVYEALHAGASGFLLKDVRRDDLVHAVRVVAAGESLLAPSVARRLIAEYTAATARPAAGEALSAERLEVLTARERETLLHLGRGLSNAELAVELMVSEHTVKSHVGNVLSKLGLRDRIQAVICAYETGLIAAGSSVSPSGE, from the coding sequence GTGACGATCCGTGTGGTGGTGGCCGACGACCAGGAACTGGTGCGCAGCGGCTTCGCGATGATCCTGGACGTCCAGGAGGACATCGAGGTGGTGGCGGAGGTCGGGGACGGGGCGGCGGCGGTCGCGGCGGTACGGTCCCTCGCGCCCGACGTGGCACTGCTGGACGTGCGGATGCCCGTGCTGGACGGGATCGAGGCGTGCCGGGAGATCTCGGGGACGAGTTCCTGCCGGACGGTGATGCTGACGACCTTCGACTCGGACGAGTACGTGTACGAGGCGCTGCACGCGGGGGCCAGCGGGTTCCTGCTCAAGGACGTGCGGCGGGACGATCTGGTGCACGCCGTACGGGTGGTGGCGGCGGGCGAGTCCCTGCTGGCGCCTTCGGTGGCCCGGCGGCTGATCGCGGAGTACACGGCGGCGACGGCCCGGCCGGCGGCCGGGGAGGCGCTGTCCGCGGAGCGGCTGGAGGTCCTGACGGCCCGGGAGCGGGAGACGCTGCTCCACCTGGGGCGGGGGCTGTCGAACGCGGAGCTCGCGGTGGAGCTGATGGTGAGCGAGCACACGGTCAAATCGCATGTGGGCAACGTGCTGTCGAAGCTGGGGCTGCGGGACCGGATCCAGGCGGTGATCTGCGCGTACGAGACGGGTCTGATAGCGGCTGGCTCTTCGGTATCTCCCTCTGGGGAGTGA
- a CDS encoding serine hydrolase domain-containing protein produces the protein MNRATRTLIATALVLGVAAGPAAAHAGSAGASAPAASSATQGPAPLVSTPPNATALEQAIAGLGAGHKEATAALVRVGGASGAWRGSSGVADIRTGRAAIEEGRFRAGSVTKVFTSAVVLQLAAEGKLDLDGPVRRYLPGTIPEAYGAVTVRQLLNHTSGIPAADGPGDSFEAQWEHRFDVTDPHDQIADAVAKSPEFVPGTVQHYLNINYTVLGVLIEKVTGTTYEKAVASRVLKPLGLRDTSFPGRFQTRIPGRHNHGYQAVTREDGSTELRDVTEWNSSDRWAAGDIISTTADLERFTFALFSGRLVPAAQLEEMFTVPGVKDFATGKAATMTAGLSRIKLPDGTVAWGKSGGRHGYNTAIGGTRDLSRTLVYSVNATDAKGQDMNSVALAVVMAAFAK, from the coding sequence ATGAACCGAGCGACCCGCACGCTGATCGCCACCGCCCTGGTCCTGGGCGTCGCGGCCGGACCGGCCGCCGCCCACGCCGGGTCGGCGGGGGCGTCCGCCCCGGCCGCGAGCTCCGCGACGCAGGGGCCCGCGCCGCTGGTCTCCACCCCGCCGAACGCCACGGCGCTGGAGCAGGCGATCGCCGGGCTCGGCGCCGGGCACAAGGAGGCGACGGCCGCGCTGGTACGAGTGGGCGGCGCGAGCGGCGCCTGGCGGGGCAGTTCCGGCGTCGCGGACATCCGCACCGGGCGTGCGGCCATCGAGGAGGGCCGGTTCCGGGCCGGCTCGGTGACCAAGGTCTTCACCTCGGCGGTGGTGCTCCAGCTCGCGGCCGAGGGCAAGCTGGACCTCGACGGGCCGGTCCGCCGGTACCTGCCCGGGACGATCCCCGAGGCGTACGGCGCGGTCACGGTCCGGCAGCTGCTCAACCACACCAGCGGGATACCGGCGGCCGACGGTCCGGGCGACTCCTTCGAGGCGCAGTGGGAGCACCGCTTCGACGTGACCGATCCGCACGACCAGATCGCCGACGCGGTGGCCAAGAGCCCCGAGTTCGTCCCGGGCACGGTCCAGCACTACCTGAACATCAACTACACGGTGCTGGGCGTGCTGATCGAGAAGGTGACGGGCACGACGTACGAGAAGGCGGTCGCCTCTCGGGTCCTGAAGCCGCTGGGGCTGCGGGACACCTCGTTCCCGGGCCGTTTCCAGACCCGCATACCGGGTCGCCACAACCACGGGTACCAGGCGGTGACGCGCGAGGACGGTTCCACGGAGCTTCGGGACGTGACCGAGTGGAACTCCTCGGACCGGTGGGCGGCGGGCGACATCATCTCCACCACGGCCGATCTGGAGCGGTTCACCTTCGCCCTGTTCAGCGGACGCCTCGTGCCGGCGGCGCAGCTCGAGGAGATGTTCACGGTCCCCGGGGTGAAGGACTTCGCCACGGGCAAGGCCGCGACGATGACGGCCGGTTTGTCGCGGATCAAGCTGCCCGACGGCACGGTCGCCTGGGGCAAGTCGGGTGGCCGGCACGGGTACAACACGGCGATAGGCGGGACCCGCGACCTGTCCCGCACCCTCGTGTACTCGGTCAACGCGACCGATGCCAAGGGCCAGGACATGAACTCGGTCGCCCTCGCCGTCGTCATGGCCGCCTTCGCCAAGTAG
- a CDS encoding polyamine ABC transporter substrate-binding protein produces MPELAFSRRAALRGLGAVGLLAALPGCGVPAAYVPESRREGQDHSESDRSVSFSNWPLYIDTDEEDESRRPTLDAFAEKTGIEVRYTEEINDNDEFFGKISPSLMNRQQTGHDLVVVSDWMAARFVRLGWAQKMDRSAQANVAKHLDPQLRSPAFDEGRLHTVPWQSGITGIAYNRKALGREIKSVKDLWHPDLAGKVTLFSGLDESFSLLMQGNGVDVTKWTESDFHRVCDQVESMVKKKHIRRFTGNDYTSDLGKGDVLACQAYSGDVIQLQADNPDIEFVVPEEGGELWAESLLVPNLARHKANAEALIDYYYDPEVAALLAAYVNYVCPVPAAREVLAASDDQETAELAENPLIFPDEDMRKRLVVARDISSAERSSFAKRWNGIVGL; encoded by the coding sequence ATGCCTGAACTCGCCTTTTCCCGTCGCGCGGCGCTGCGCGGCCTCGGTGCCGTGGGCCTGCTGGCCGCCCTTCCCGGCTGTGGTGTCCCCGCCGCGTACGTCCCCGAGAGCCGACGGGAGGGTCAGGACCACTCCGAGAGCGACCGGAGCGTCTCCTTCTCCAACTGGCCCCTCTACATCGACACCGACGAAGAGGACGAGAGCCGGCGCCCGACGCTGGACGCCTTCGCGGAGAAGACCGGCATCGAGGTCCGGTACACCGAGGAGATCAACGACAACGACGAGTTCTTCGGCAAGATCAGCCCGTCCCTGATGAACCGCCAGCAGACCGGACACGACCTGGTCGTGGTCAGCGACTGGATGGCCGCCCGCTTCGTCCGCCTGGGCTGGGCCCAGAAGATGGACCGCTCGGCGCAGGCGAACGTGGCCAAGCACCTGGACCCGCAGCTGCGCTCCCCGGCCTTCGACGAGGGCCGGCTGCACACCGTCCCCTGGCAGTCGGGGATCACCGGCATCGCCTACAACCGCAAGGCGCTCGGCCGGGAGATCAAGTCCGTCAAGGACCTGTGGCACCCGGACCTGGCCGGCAAGGTCACGCTCTTCTCCGGTCTCGACGAGTCCTTCTCCCTGCTGATGCAGGGCAACGGCGTCGACGTGACCAAGTGGACCGAATCCGACTTCCACCGGGTGTGCGACCAGGTCGAGAGCATGGTGAAGAAGAAGCACATCCGCCGCTTCACCGGCAACGACTACACCTCCGATCTCGGCAAGGGCGACGTACTGGCCTGCCAGGCCTACTCCGGAGACGTGATCCAGCTCCAGGCCGACAACCCCGACATCGAGTTCGTGGTTCCCGAGGAGGGCGGCGAGCTCTGGGCGGAGAGCCTGCTCGTCCCCAACCTGGCCCGGCACAAGGCCAATGCGGAAGCCCTGATCGACTACTACTACGACCCGGAGGTGGCCGCGCTGCTCGCCGCCTACGTCAACTACGTCTGCCCGGTCCCGGCCGCCCGCGAGGTGCTGGCCGCCTCCGACGACCAGGAGACCGCCGAACTGGCCGAGAACCCGCTGATCTTCCCCGACGAGGACATGCGCAAGCGGCTCGTCGTGGCCCGCGACATCTCCTCCGCCGAGCGCTCTTCCTTCGCCAAGCGCTGGAACGGCATCGTCGGGCTCTGA
- a CDS encoding gamma-aminobutyraldehyde dehydrogenase has product MTTELRRLRNYIGGEFKDAADGRTTEVVNPATGEAYATAPLSGQADVDAAMAAAAAAFPAWRDATPSERQKALLKIADAFEARADELVATESENTGKPLGLTASEELPPMVDQIRFFAGAARLLEGRSAGEYMEGMTSIVRREPVGVCAQVAPWNYPMMMAVWKFAPAIAAGNTVVLKPSDTTPASTILMAEIIGSILPKGVFNVVCGDRETGRAMVEHSTPAMASITGSVRAGMQVAESASKDVKRVHLELGGKAPVVVFEDADIAKAAEDIAVAGFFNAGQDCTAACRVLVHESIHDEFVAALAKNAADTKTGQPDDEDVLYGPLNNPNQLKQVAGFIERLPAHAKVEAGGHQVGEKGYFYAPTVVSGLKQDDEIIQNEVFGPVITVQSFTDEDQALAYANDVEFALASSVWTKDHGRAMRMSKNLDFGCVWINTHIPLVAEMPHGGYKKSGYGKDLSAYGFEDYTRIKHVMTSLGG; this is encoded by the coding sequence GTGACCACCGAACTGCGTCGTCTGCGCAACTACATCGGCGGGGAGTTCAAGGACGCCGCCGACGGGCGGACCACCGAGGTGGTCAACCCCGCCACGGGCGAGGCGTACGCGACCGCCCCCCTCTCCGGCCAGGCGGACGTCGACGCCGCCATGGCCGCGGCCGCGGCCGCCTTCCCGGCGTGGCGCGACGCGACCCCCTCCGAGCGCCAGAAGGCACTGCTGAAGATCGCGGACGCCTTCGAGGCGCGCGCGGACGAGCTGGTCGCCACCGAGTCGGAGAACACCGGCAAGCCGCTCGGCCTCACGGCCAGCGAGGAGCTGCCGCCGATGGTGGACCAGATCCGCTTCTTCGCCGGTGCCGCCCGCCTGCTCGAGGGCCGTTCGGCCGGCGAGTACATGGAGGGCATGACCTCCATCGTCCGCCGTGAGCCGGTCGGCGTCTGCGCCCAGGTCGCGCCGTGGAACTACCCGATGATGATGGCCGTCTGGAAGTTCGCCCCGGCCATCGCCGCGGGCAACACCGTGGTCCTCAAGCCCTCGGACACCACCCCGGCCTCCACCATCCTGATGGCCGAGATCATCGGCTCGATCCTGCCCAAGGGCGTCTTCAACGTCGTCTGCGGCGACCGCGAGACCGGCCGGGCCATGGTCGAGCACAGCACTCCGGCGATGGCCTCCATCACCGGCTCGGTGCGCGCGGGCATGCAGGTCGCCGAGAGCGCCTCCAAGGACGTCAAGCGCGTCCACCTGGAGCTCGGTGGCAAGGCTCCCGTCGTGGTCTTCGAGGACGCCGACATCGCCAAGGCCGCCGAGGACATCGCGGTCGCGGGCTTCTTCAACGCCGGCCAGGACTGTACGGCCGCCTGTCGCGTCCTGGTCCACGAGTCGATCCACGACGAGTTCGTCGCGGCGCTGGCCAAGAACGCGGCCGACACCAAGACCGGCCAGCCGGACGACGAGGACGTGCTCTACGGCCCGCTGAACAACCCGAACCAGCTCAAGCAGGTCGCGGGCTTCATCGAGCGCCTCCCCGCCCACGCCAAGGTCGAGGCGGGCGGCCACCAGGTCGGCGAGAAGGGCTACTTCTACGCCCCGACCGTGGTCTCCGGCCTCAAGCAGGACGACGAGATCATCCAGAACGAGGTCTTCGGCCCCGTCATCACGGTCCAGTCCTTCACGGACGAGGATCAGGCCCTGGCGTACGCGAACGACGTCGAGTTCGCCCTCGCCTCGTCCGTGTGGACCAAGGACCACGGCCGCGCGATGCGGATGTCCAAGAACCTCGACTTCGGCTGCGTGTGGATCAACACCCACATCCCGCTCGTCGCCGAGATGCCCCACGGCGGATACAAGAAGTCCGGCTACGGCAAGGACCTCTCCGCCTACGGCTTCGAGGACTACACGCGCATCAAGCACGTCATGACCTCGCTCGGCGGCTGA
- a CDS encoding Lrp/AsnC family transcriptional regulator, with translation MHSEVVVSRSADSRNRQPSPSVDAVSLAIIEQLQEDGRRPYAAIGKAVGLSEAAVRQRVQKLLDQGVMQIVAVTDPLTVGLRRQAMVGINVEGDLDPVADALTAMAECEYVVMTAGSFDLMVEIVCEDDDHLLETINKKIRALPGVRSTESFVYLKLKKQTYMWGTR, from the coding sequence GTGCACAGTGAGGTCGTGGTCAGTCGAAGCGCAGATTCCAGGAACAGACAACCGTCCCCTTCGGTCGATGCTGTGTCCCTGGCGATCATCGAGCAACTGCAAGAGGACGGTCGTCGTCCTTACGCGGCGATCGGCAAGGCCGTGGGCCTGTCCGAAGCAGCGGTGCGCCAGCGAGTACAGAAGCTGCTCGACCAGGGCGTCATGCAGATCGTCGCCGTCACCGACCCGCTCACCGTGGGGCTCCGGCGCCAGGCGATGGTCGGCATCAACGTCGAGGGAGACCTCGACCCGGTGGCCGACGCGCTGACCGCGATGGCCGAGTGCGAGTACGTGGTGATGACCGCGGGCTCGTTCGACCTGATGGTGGAAATCGTCTGCGAGGACGACGACCACCTGCTGGAAACGATCAACAAGAAGATCCGCGCGCTCCCCGGCGTGCGATCAACCGAAAGCTTCGTTTACCTGAAGCTGAAGAAGCAGACCTACATGTGGGGAACGCGATAG